One Pseudodesulfovibrio sp. S3 DNA window includes the following coding sequences:
- a CDS encoding nitrogenase component 1 gives MSKPVSIKKVKPNYVSTTNACKLCTPLGASLAFRGVEGAIPFLHGSQGCATYMRRYIISHFREPVDIASSALGEKNAIYGGGPNLKKGILNVMKKYEPSLIGVATTCLTETIGDDVPRNLKEFRSEFGDLDLPDLVEVSTPSFSGTHTDGWHGAVRSLVEQLCTTRSADTGRVNILPNMVSCEDVRHLKDICRDFGIHATILPDISETLDGPALEDYVKIPSGGTPVAEIKEMSGARGTIEFGRCLPKATGGTSLEKTFGVKNHRIGLPMGLRESDRLFETLETISGKPMPRRYELERGRLVDAYVDGHKYVFGKRAVVYGEEDLVTGLCAFLSEIGVDVVLAGTGSRKKGLDAAIAQVTNGVARMAPEVREGVDFFDISEEAASLKPDLLIGHSKGYRYAKAWGIPLIRVGFPIHDRFGGQRIHHLGYRGAQTLFDRVVNAVIEKKQADSSIGYGYI, from the coding sequence ATGAGTAAGCCCGTATCCATCAAGAAGGTGAAGCCCAATTACGTCTCCACCACCAATGCCTGCAAGCTGTGTACTCCACTGGGCGCATCACTGGCCTTCAGGGGGGTGGAGGGAGCCATTCCCTTCCTGCACGGTTCCCAGGGATGCGCCACCTACATGCGGCGTTACATCATCTCCCATTTCCGGGAGCCTGTGGACATCGCTTCTTCGGCCCTGGGTGAGAAGAACGCCATTTACGGCGGCGGCCCGAATCTCAAGAAGGGCATCCTCAATGTCATGAAGAAGTACGAACCTTCCCTGATCGGCGTGGCCACCACCTGCCTGACCGAGACCATCGGCGACGACGTGCCCAGGAATCTCAAGGAATTCAGGAGTGAATTCGGCGACCTGGATCTGCCTGATCTGGTGGAGGTGTCCACTCCCAGCTTCAGCGGCACCCACACCGACGGCTGGCACGGCGCGGTGCGCTCCCTGGTGGAGCAGCTTTGCACGACCAGGTCGGCCGACACCGGGCGGGTGAACATCCTGCCCAACATGGTCTCCTGCGAGGACGTCCGGCATCTCAAGGACATCTGCCGGGACTTCGGCATCCATGCCACCATTTTGCCCGACATCTCCGAGACCCTGGATGGTCCGGCCCTGGAAGACTATGTGAAGATACCTTCCGGCGGCACGCCTGTCGCGGAGATCAAGGAGATGTCCGGGGCGCGCGGGACCATAGAATTCGGTCGCTGCCTGCCCAAGGCCACGGGCGGCACCAGCCTGGAAAAGACCTTTGGCGTCAAGAATCACCGCATCGGCCTGCCCATGGGGCTGCGTGAATCGGACCGGCTGTTCGAGACCCTGGAAACCATATCCGGCAAGCCCATGCCCCGTCGCTACGAACTTGAGCGCGGCCGGTTGGTGGATGCCTACGTGGACGGCCACAAGTACGTGTTCGGCAAGCGGGCCGTTGTCTACGGCGAGGAAGATCTGGTCACCGGGCTGTGCGCCTTTCTGTCCGAGATCGGGGTGGACGTGGTCCTGGCCGGGACCGGCTCCCGCAAGAAGGGGCTGGACGCGGCCATTGCCCAGGTTACGAACGGTGTGGCCCGCATGGCACCGGAAGTGCGTGAAGGGGTGGATTTCTTCGATATCTCCGAAGAGGCGGCATCGCTCAAGCCCGATCTGCTCATCGGGCATTCCAAGGGATACCGCTATGCCAAGGCGTGGGGCATTCCCCTGATTCGCGTGGGTTTTCCGATCCACGACCGTTTCGGCGGCCAGCGGATTCACCACCTTGGCTACAGGGGCGCACAGACACTGTTCGATCGGGTTGTAAACGCCGTCATCGAGAAGAAGCAAGCGGATAGTAGCATCGGCTACGGTTACATATAG
- the nifE gene encoding nitrogenase iron-molybdenum cofactor biosynthesis protein NifE — protein sequence MSTILDERKDQIHRTGEGAIDIACNRDSLAGAVSQRACVFCGSRVVLYPISDALHLVHGPIGCAVYTWDIRGSLSSGPELFRLSFSTDLQETDVIFGGERKLEAALDELIDRHSPKAAFVYSTCIVGLIGDDMEAVCRKMTEKKGIPVLPVMSEGFKGNKRAGYLAACKAMFKLIGTGDTSGISPLSINIFGDFNLAGEIWIIREYFERMGVQIVANVTGDGRVADIGRCHGAALNLVQCSGATLDLARMMEEEYGTPYMRVSYLGIEDMADALYQVADFFKDKDPGIVDRTRVLVREELQKLMPELARYREDLEGKRVAMYVGGSFKAFSLVKAFRHLGMEVVMVGSQTGTKEDYAELEQITDPGTVIIDDANPLELSHFIKEKDVDVFVGGVKERPIAFKLGVGFCDHNHERKEALEGFVGMLNFAREIHSSVMSPVWQFAPRRANRMAAAKKEAVNE from the coding sequence ATGAGTACCATATTAGATGAAAGAAAAGACCAGATCCACAGGACCGGAGAGGGCGCCATCGACATCGCCTGCAACCGGGATTCCCTGGCGGGCGCGGTCAGCCAGCGAGCCTGCGTGTTCTGCGGCTCCCGCGTGGTCCTCTATCCCATATCCGACGCCCTGCATCTGGTGCACGGCCCCATCGGCTGTGCGGTCTATACCTGGGATATTCGCGGTTCGCTTTCGAGCGGCCCCGAGCTGTTCCGGCTCTCCTTTTCCACGGACCTCCAGGAAACCGATGTCATCTTCGGCGGCGAGAGGAAACTCGAAGCCGCCCTGGATGAGCTCATCGACCGTCATTCGCCCAAGGCCGCCTTTGTCTATTCCACATGCATCGTGGGACTCATCGGCGACGACATGGAAGCGGTCTGCCGCAAGATGACCGAGAAAAAGGGCATTCCGGTGCTGCCGGTCATGTCCGAGGGTTTCAAGGGCAACAAGCGGGCCGGATACCTGGCCGCGTGCAAGGCCATGTTCAAGCTCATCGGCACCGGCGACACCTCCGGGATTTCGCCCCTTTCCATCAACATCTTCGGCGACTTCAACCTGGCCGGAGAAATCTGGATCATCCGCGAATACTTCGAGAGGATGGGCGTCCAGATCGTGGCCAACGTCACCGGCGATGGCCGGGTCGCTGACATCGGCCGGTGTCATGGCGCGGCCCTGAACCTGGTTCAGTGTTCGGGCGCGACCCTGGATCTGGCCAGGATGATGGAAGAGGAATACGGCACCCCGTATATGCGGGTCTCCTACCTCGGCATCGAGGATATGGCCGACGCCCTCTATCAGGTGGCCGATTTCTTCAAGGACAAGGACCCCGGCATAGTGGACCGGACCAGGGTTTTGGTGCGTGAGGAGCTTCAGAAGCTCATGCCCGAACTGGCCCGGTATCGGGAGGACCTGGAGGGCAAGAGGGTCGCCATGTACGTGGGCGGCTCCTTCAAGGCGTTTTCCCTGGTCAAGGCATTCCGTCATCTCGGCATGGAGGTGGTCATGGTCGGTTCCCAGACCGGGACCAAGGAGGACTACGCCGAACTGGAGCAGATCACCGACCCCGGTACGGTCATCATCGACGACGCCAACCCGCTTGAATTGTCCCATTTCATCAAGGAAAAGGACGTGGACGTCTTTGTGGGCGGAGTCAAGGAACGTCCCATCGCCTTCAAGCTCGGGGTGGGGTTCTGCGACCACAACCATGAGCGCAAGGAAGCCCTTGAAGGATTCGTGGGCATGCTCAATTTCGCCCGTGAAATCCACTCTTCGGTCATGTCCCCGGTCTGGCAGTTCGCTCCGCGCCGCGCCAACCGCATGGCCGCTGCCAAGAAGGAGGCCGTCAATGAGTAA